A section of the Pseudorasbora parva isolate DD20220531a chromosome 2, ASM2467924v1, whole genome shotgun sequence genome encodes:
- the LOC137049945 gene encoding ecto-ADP-ribosyltransferase 5-like encodes MKMLLIIEALLLISAALGQDHRVGDVGQIFPLDMAESSVDDLYVGCKNSMGDRVKTELLEKELNELRKFRIVWQDAENNAKIPNDNLTWNHSVAIYVYTNSGFDLYKDFNDAVRTNKHEYQNRNSKYTWYSLQFLLTEAIQILKETQNGCKSTYRGTNVEFNKNVLNSEVRFGSFASSSLNRTVAEEFGSTSCFEIRTCEGADVSGYSTFPNEEEVLIPPYEKFKVTDVKTRTDHEDLWCETVYVLESSGVRSDLNCALFKNPEELSKTSAFNNNALCRCFYQNINRATSHSGYQSRRFLRLRLRRCIRQHLQREDRVYLPEGEISSDIHLGSYPLRGHRVYFPEGETHLGLQNYNERFCSQVLHSLEISYETMFLLNHCCRG; translated from the exons ATGAAGATGCTGCTGATTATTGAAGCTCTTCTTCTCATTTCAGCTGCTCTGGGACAG GATCACAGAGTTGGTGATGTAGGACAGATATTTCCACTGGATATGGCAGAAAGTTCTGTTGATGACCTTTATGTCGGCTGCAAAAACAGCATGGGAGACCGGGTGAAGACAGAACTGTTAGAGAAAGAACTCAATGAATTACGTAAATTCAGAATAGTTTGGCAGGATGCTGAAAATAATGCCAAGATCCCAAATGATAACTTGACATGGAATCATTCAGTTGCCATTTATGTGTACACTAACTCAGGTTTTGATCTCTATAAGGATTTTAATGATGCTGTTCGTACTAATAAACATGAATACCAAAACAGAAATTCAAAATACACATGGTATTCACTTCAGTTTTTGCTGACAGAAGCGATACAGATTCTGAAGGAAACACAAAATGGATGCAAGTCAACTTATCGTGGAACAAATGTTGAATTTAATAAGAATGTTCTGAACTCAGAGGTCCGTTTTGGCTCATTTGCTTCATCCTCTCTTAATCGTACAGTAGCAGAAGAGTTTGGAAGTACatcttgttttgaaatcagaacTTGTGAAGGTGCTGATGTGTCAGGATACTCAACGTTTCCTAATGAGGAAGAGGTGCTGATTCCTCCATATGAGAAGTTTAAAGTCACTGATGTGAAGACAAGAACAGATCATGAAGATCTCTGGTGTGAAACTGTGTATGTATTGGAAAGCTCTGGAGTAAGAAGTGACCTGAACTGTGCTCTATTTAAGAATCCAGAGGAGTTAAGTAAAACATCAGCATTTAACAATAATGCATTgtgcagatgcttttatcaaaATATAAATAGGGCTACATCGCATTCAGGGTATCAGTCAAGGCGTTTTTTAAGATTAAGACTAAGAAGGTGCATCAGGCAACATCTGCAGAGGGAAGACAGAGTCTATCTCCCCGAGGGAGAAATTTCCTCAGATATTCACTTAGGGTCCTATCCGCTGAGGGGACACAGAGTCTATTTCCCCGAGGGAGAAACTCACTTAGGGCTCCAAAATTATAATGAACGGTTCTGCTCTCAGGTCTTGCATTCCCTGGAAATAAGCTATGAGACCATGTTTTTACTAAATCATTGTTGTAGAGGCTGA